One genomic region from Polynucleobacter sp. MWH-P3-07-1 encodes:
- the petA gene encoding ubiquinol-cytochrome c reductase iron-sulfur subunit, whose product MSDKPSMDKDRRNWLIATSAVGGVGAAAALYPFIDSFEPSERAKAAGAAVEIDITGMKPDEMRTIEWRGKPVWVIRRTEAQLAELPQNDSNLADPESKRNQDALTPPYARNEWRSIKPEYLVVVGICTHLGCSPSAKFDSGPQPSLPNNWPGGFLCPCHGSTFDMAGRVYKNKPAPDNLEVPPHMYLSDTKILIGDDKKA is encoded by the coding sequence ATGAGTGACAAGCCCAGTATGGATAAGGATCGCCGCAATTGGCTGATCGCTACTTCAGCAGTGGGAGGCGTTGGTGCCGCTGCAGCCCTTTACCCCTTTATTGACAGTTTTGAGCCCTCTGAGCGCGCTAAGGCCGCTGGCGCTGCGGTTGAAATTGACATTACTGGCATGAAACCAGATGAGATGAGAACCATTGAGTGGCGCGGAAAGCCAGTTTGGGTCATTCGCCGTACCGAGGCTCAGCTGGCTGAATTACCGCAAAATGATTCAAACCTGGCAGATCCTGAGTCTAAGCGGAATCAAGATGCCTTGACCCCGCCTTATGCGCGTAACGAATGGCGCTCGATTAAGCCTGAATACCTCGTTGTGGTGGGTATTTGTACCCATTTGGGCTGCTCACCTTCTGCAAAGTTTGACTCAGGTCCACAGCCATCCCTCCCAAATAATTGGCCAGGAGGCTTCCTTTGCCCATGTCATGGCTCCACCTTTGATATGGCAGGCCGTGTCTACAAAAATAAACCAGCCCCAGATAATCTTGAAGTGCCGCCACATATGTATTTGAGCGATACCAAGATTCTGATTGGCGATGATAAGAAGGCCTAA
- a CDS encoding cytochrome bc complex cytochrome b subunit: MAFHEKEVPANASAGEKVLAWVDSRFPLTETFKKHMSEYYAPKNLNFFYIFGALAIVVLAIQITTGIFLVMNYKPDAAKAFESVEYIMREVPWGWVIRYMHSTGASMFFVVVYMHMFRGLIYGSYRKPRELIWIFGCAIFLCLMGEAFFGYLLPWGQMSYWGAQVIVNLFSAIPLIGPDLSLWLRGDYVVGDATLNRFFAFHVVAIPLVLIGLVAAHIIALHEVGSNNPDGVEIKNTLDAQGHPVDGIPFHPFYSVHDVMYLGGFLMIFALIVFFAPEMGGYFLEANNFIPANPLQTPPHIAPVWYFTPFYSMLRATTSNFLLPLWIFLAVILVMFARMAKTWKTKGICLLILVVLAVGFKFLDAKFWGVVIMGGSVVIMFFLPWLDHSPVKSIRYRPQFHKYIYGIFVVSFVILGYLGIQPPSPTFEKISQVCTIYYLGFFLGMPFWSKLGKFKPVPSRVTFEAH; encoded by the coding sequence ATGGCATTCCACGAAAAAGAAGTTCCTGCTAACGCATCTGCTGGTGAAAAAGTACTAGCATGGGTTGACTCTCGGTTTCCGTTGACGGAGACCTTTAAGAAGCATATGAGCGAGTACTACGCTCCTAAGAATCTCAATTTCTTTTACATCTTTGGCGCACTCGCTATTGTTGTTTTAGCGATTCAGATTACTACCGGTATTTTCTTGGTGATGAACTACAAACCAGATGCTGCTAAAGCATTTGAGTCTGTTGAATACATCATGCGCGAAGTGCCATGGGGCTGGGTCATTCGTTACATGCACTCCACAGGCGCGTCGATGTTCTTCGTCGTGGTTTACATGCACATGTTCCGTGGCTTAATCTACGGCTCCTATCGTAAGCCCCGTGAATTGATTTGGATCTTTGGCTGCGCTATTTTCTTGTGCTTAATGGGCGAGGCCTTCTTTGGCTACTTGCTGCCATGGGGACAAATGTCTTATTGGGGCGCTCAAGTGATTGTGAACTTGTTCTCCGCTATTCCATTAATTGGCCCAGACCTGTCTTTGTGGCTTCGAGGTGATTACGTAGTGGGTGATGCCACTTTGAATCGCTTCTTTGCATTCCACGTAGTTGCGATTCCATTGGTACTTATTGGTTTGGTTGCGGCCCACATCATTGCTTTACATGAAGTTGGCTCTAACAATCCTGATGGCGTAGAAATTAAAAATACGCTCGATGCACAAGGCCATCCAGTTGATGGAATTCCTTTCCATCCCTTCTACTCAGTACATGATGTGATGTACTTGGGTGGTTTCTTGATGATCTTTGCCCTGATCGTATTCTTTGCTCCTGAGATGGGCGGCTACTTCTTAGAAGCCAATAACTTCATCCCTGCAAATCCATTGCAAACGCCTCCACACATTGCACCAGTTTGGTATTTCACGCCGTTCTACTCAATGTTGCGTGCAACTACCAGTAACTTCCTGTTGCCATTATGGATTTTCCTGGCAGTGATTTTGGTGATGTTTGCCAGAATGGCTAAGACATGGAAGACCAAAGGGATTTGTTTGTTAATCTTAGTTGTATTGGCGGTTGGCTTTAAATTCTTAGACGCAAAGTTCTGGGGTGTAGTGATCATGGGTGGTTCAGTAGTGATCATGTTCTTCTTGCCATGGCTTGATCACTCACCAGTGAAGTCAATTCGTTATCGCCCACAATTCCACAAATACATTTATGGAATCTTCGTAGTGAGCTTTGTGATTTTGGGCTATTTGGGTATTCAGCCACCATCACCAACATTTGAAAAGATTTCTCAGGTCTGCACGATTTACTATCTGGGCTTTTTCTTGGGAATGCCGTTCTGGAGCAAGCTTGGCAAATTTAAGCCGGTTCCATCACGCGTAACTTTTGAAGCGCATTAA
- a CDS encoding cytochrome c1 — protein MKQILQTLKSLCQVSLLVAALGVSVNVNANEGGFPLDAAPNRVSNNASLQNGAKLFVNYCFGCHSATSVRYNRMRDIGLTDQQIKDNLILTDAKVGDLMTIAMSPKEAKVWFGKVPPDLSVEARARGTDWLYTYLRTFYKDDERPTGWNNLVYPNVGMPHVLWQLQGQRAAKFEEHKDPHDESRTEKVFVGFEQLTPGTMTTAEYDDNIADLVSFMSWMAEPVQLERKRLGVIVLLFLAIFTLFAWRLNKAYWKDIH, from the coding sequence ATGAAACAGATTCTGCAAACCTTGAAAAGCCTCTGCCAAGTTAGTCTGCTAGTTGCAGCTTTGGGAGTAAGTGTTAATGTAAACGCAAACGAAGGTGGCTTTCCATTAGATGCTGCTCCAAATCGCGTAAGTAATAACGCTTCCCTGCAAAATGGCGCAAAACTTTTTGTGAACTATTGCTTTGGTTGCCATTCTGCAACTAGCGTGCGTTACAACCGGATGCGCGATATTGGTTTAACCGATCAGCAGATTAAAGATAACTTGATTTTGACTGATGCCAAAGTTGGCGATTTGATGACGATTGCGATGTCACCAAAAGAAGCTAAAGTGTGGTTCGGTAAAGTTCCACCTGATCTTTCTGTGGAAGCTAGGGCGCGTGGCACTGATTGGCTCTATACCTACTTGCGTACTTTCTATAAAGACGACGAGCGTCCTACTGGCTGGAATAATTTGGTTTATCCAAACGTCGGTATGCCCCATGTTTTATGGCAACTCCAGGGTCAACGTGCTGCAAAGTTTGAAGAGCATAAAGATCCCCATGACGAGTCAAGAACTGAAAAAGTATTTGTTGGCTTCGAGCAGTTGACGCCCGGAACAATGACGACTGCAGAATACGATGACAACATCGCAGACTTGGTGTCATTCATGTCCTGGATGGCTGAACCTGTTCAGCTAGAGCGTAAGCGTTTAGGAGTAATCGTTCTGTTGTTCTTGGCGATCTTTACCTTGTTTGCTTGGCGCTTAAATAAGGCTTATTGGAAAGATATCCATTAA
- a CDS encoding glutathione S-transferase N-terminal domain-containing protein: MMVLYSGTNCPFSQRCRLVLFEKGMDFEIRDVDLFNKPEDISVMNPYGQVPILVERDLILYESNIINEYIDERFPHPQLMPPDPVARARARLFLFNFEKELFVHVAALENEKGKAAEKVHEKARLAIRDRLTQLAPIFVKNKYMLGEEFSMLDVAIAPLLWRLEHYGIDLSRNAAPLLKYAERIFSRPAYIEALTPSEKVMRR; this comes from the coding sequence ATGATGGTGTTGTACTCGGGTACCAATTGCCCATTCTCGCAACGCTGCCGTCTAGTGCTTTTTGAAAAAGGCATGGACTTTGAAATCCGTGATGTTGACTTATTTAATAAGCCAGAAGATATCTCGGTCATGAACCCCTATGGCCAAGTTCCTATCTTGGTTGAGCGCGATCTGATTTTGTATGAATCGAACATCATCAATGAATACATTGATGAGCGTTTTCCTCATCCACAATTGATGCCGCCTGATCCAGTGGCCCGTGCTCGTGCCCGTCTCTTCCTCTTTAATTTTGAGAAAGAGTTGTTTGTGCATGTAGCTGCCTTGGAAAATGAAAAAGGTAAGGCTGCTGAAAAGGTTCACGAGAAAGCCCGTCTGGCTATTCGTGATCGCTTGACTCAGCTAGCCCCCATTTTTGTTAAGAACAAATATATGCTGGGCGAAGAGTTTTCCATGCTCGACGTAGCGATTGCGCCATTGCTATGGCGTCTTGAGCACTACGGCATTGATCTCTCCAGAAATGCTGCACCACTCTTGAAATATGCTGAGCGTATCTTTAGCAGACCTGCTTACATCGAGGCCTTAACGCCTTCAGAGAAGGTCATGCGCCGCTAA
- a CDS encoding ClpXP protease specificity-enhancing factor, whose translation MSDVPSNKPYLIRALHQWCADFGFTPFIAVFVDQNVEVPMEFVKKDEIVLNLSADACHNLQIDNDWISFQARFGGVPKKILVPISHVLAIYARENGQGMSFPFDPSQASPQNKPDHEGGDGEPPKPNRPALKIVK comes from the coding sequence ATGTCTGACGTTCCAAGTAATAAGCCTTACTTAATCCGTGCACTACACCAGTGGTGTGCGGATTTTGGTTTTACCCCCTTCATAGCGGTTTTTGTGGATCAAAACGTAGAAGTGCCTATGGAGTTTGTGAAGAAGGACGAGATTGTCCTCAATCTCTCTGCGGATGCTTGCCATAATCTGCAGATTGATAATGACTGGATCAGCTTTCAGGCAAGGTTTGGTGGAGTGCCCAAGAAGATTTTGGTGCCAATAAGCCATGTTTTAGCTATCTATGCGCGGGAAAATGGCCAGGGAATGTCTTTCCCATTTGATCCCAGTCAGGCTTCACCACAAAACAAGCCAGATCACGAGGGGGGTGATGGCGAGCCCCCCAAACCCAATCGACCGGCATTAAAGATTGTGAAATAG
- a CDS encoding MFS transporter, whose product MNINNNLHINKKPQSYLKTVVAACFGTFLEWYDFLTFGALAVTFGPLFFPSSDPSASLLASLATFGVGMIVRPIGAAFFGSLGDRIGRKPVFMITITIMGLATLLVGFLPIYSEIGIWAPILLVTLRILQGFSAGGEIGGGAIFLVEHAGKENRGFKTSFLQLMGPFGILASTLQITFLQRWLSPEEFQAWGWRIPFFISFLLLLLAIYFRKTLEETPIFEELKIKDLKTEGQLLNNFKDSEIRKRMFLLFFCVSGAGAILFFCTQIYLPIFLKTTVKLSAELVDQLSVLSTLFLVLSIIFAGWLSDRIGRKPVITSGLLLGALLILPAFWLMKEIGLNSHGLSTSDTFTISFIMLGLSLILGLLGGPQAAILAELFNSKSRNSAATFPHNLAAGWVGGTLPFIVTWANQATNSSLDGLWYPTVFLFVATILGLKFLPETSRNTLL is encoded by the coding sequence TTGAATATAAACAACAACTTACATATAAATAAGAAGCCACAAAGTTACCTTAAAACCGTTGTTGCGGCTTGTTTTGGGACTTTTTTGGAGTGGTACGACTTTTTAACCTTTGGCGCCCTAGCCGTGACTTTTGGGCCCCTATTCTTTCCCTCGAGTGACCCCTCCGCCAGTCTTTTAGCCAGTCTTGCAACCTTTGGGGTGGGAATGATAGTCAGACCGATTGGAGCAGCATTCTTTGGCTCTTTGGGTGACCGGATTGGTCGTAAGCCGGTATTCATGATCACCATCACGATCATGGGTCTAGCGACGCTTTTAGTTGGCTTTTTACCGATTTACTCTGAAATTGGCATTTGGGCCCCCATTCTTTTGGTGACACTTCGCATACTTCAGGGGTTTTCAGCTGGCGGAGAAATTGGCGGCGGAGCCATCTTTTTAGTTGAGCATGCAGGTAAAGAGAACCGCGGATTCAAGACCAGCTTTTTACAGCTGATGGGGCCATTTGGCATCCTTGCCTCGACTTTACAAATCACATTTCTTCAGCGATGGCTGTCCCCAGAGGAATTTCAGGCCTGGGGATGGCGTATTCCATTTTTCATATCCTTCTTATTGCTCTTGCTTGCAATCTATTTCCGGAAGACTTTGGAAGAGACCCCAATCTTTGAGGAATTAAAAATAAAAGATTTAAAAACGGAGGGGCAACTACTCAATAATTTCAAAGATTCAGAAATTCGCAAGAGAATGTTTTTGCTATTTTTCTGCGTTTCTGGGGCTGGTGCAATACTATTTTTCTGCACGCAAATTTATTTACCCATCTTCCTCAAAACAACTGTCAAGCTTTCAGCGGAACTTGTTGATCAATTAAGTGTCCTATCAACTCTTTTCTTAGTGCTATCCATTATTTTTGCAGGATGGTTATCAGATCGAATCGGAAGAAAGCCAGTCATTACATCCGGCCTACTCTTGGGCGCCTTGCTCATTCTGCCTGCTTTTTGGTTGATGAAAGAAATAGGATTAAATAGTCACGGGCTGAGCACTAGCGATACCTTTACCATCAGCTTCATCATGCTTGGCTTATCCTTGATTCTGGGATTACTAGGGGGTCCTCAGGCAGCAATATTGGCCGAACTATTCAATAGCAAATCTAGAAATAGTGCGGCTACCTTTCCACACAATCTCGCTGCGGGCTGGGTTGGAGGAACGCTGCCATTTATAGTGACTTGGGCTAACCAAGCAACTAACAGCTCGTTAGATGGCCTATGGTACCCAACGGTATTTTTGTTTGTAGCGACAATTCTGGGATTGAAATTTTTACCAGAAACTTCGAGAAATACTTTGCTCTAA
- a CDS encoding phasin family protein — protein MNQEQIAAQLSQINSKGLEATFSLSEAALENAQKLAELNYAASKDALVNAQDGIQQVLNAKDPKQVTEIISADALQAVGTQAVAYQRKVTKVLRDSNKELASVIEANIDQLQNGFQEWVNTVSANAPAGSDAFLSTFKTVYGSALQGFEQFRSASKEAFATAEKTAEQAIDAVQGQITQVKKAAPATRARKAA, from the coding sequence ATGAACCAAGAACAAATCGCAGCTCAATTGTCCCAAATTAACAGCAAAGGCCTCGAGGCTACATTTTCTTTGAGCGAAGCTGCTCTTGAGAATGCTCAAAAATTGGCTGAGTTGAACTATGCAGCATCTAAAGATGCATTAGTAAATGCACAAGACGGTATTCAGCAAGTTTTGAATGCTAAAGATCCAAAGCAAGTTACTGAGATTATCAGTGCCGATGCATTGCAAGCTGTTGGTACACAAGCTGTTGCTTACCAACGTAAAGTGACTAAAGTATTGCGTGATAGCAATAAAGAACTCGCAAGCGTAATCGAAGCCAATATTGATCAATTGCAAAATGGTTTCCAAGAGTGGGTAAACACTGTTTCCGCTAATGCTCCTGCAGGTTCTGACGCATTCTTGTCAACATTCAAGACTGTATACGGCAGCGCATTGCAAGGTTTTGAACAGTTCCGCTCTGCAAGCAAAGAAGCTTTTGCAACTGCAGAAAAAACTGCTGAGCAAGCAATCGATGCTGTTCAAGGTCAGATCACTCAAGTGAAAAAAGCTGCTCCTGCAACACGTGCACGCAAAGCTGCTTAA
- the rmuC gene encoding DNA recombination protein RmuC, with the protein MNFSLDTLLLLGLAFGVLVGLLVYIANLRSALQQFTGVQQERDQAIQRAIRLEAELDSERKQGLGRIESLNEAKEALTSQFKNLANEILEDKSKRFTEQNAASLDALLKPLQTKLTEFKEQVNTSYGNEARERFALKSEIERLANLNLKMSDETRSLTQALKGDSKAQGNWGELVLESILESSGLRKGEEYLVQDSHTLTDGSRLQPDVVVKLPEGRSLVVDSKVSITAYARHAESTDPIVAEQELAAHIQSLRQHIQGLSAKNYSSLYGIGSVDFVLMFVPVEPAFLLALKTAPNLYQEALAKNIVLVCPSTLMATLRTVAHLWRQDHQNRNALEIAKQCGNLYDKFVNFVDDLEKLGQRLDQAQTSYHDAFNKLKSGKGNLIRSAEKVRELGVKPSKNLASPLLESADDAE; encoded by the coding sequence TTGAACTTCAGCCTCGACACCCTTCTGCTATTAGGCCTAGCCTTTGGGGTTTTGGTAGGCCTGCTCGTCTACATTGCCAATCTTCGCAGCGCACTCCAACAATTTACCGGTGTGCAGCAAGAGCGGGATCAAGCGATTCAAAGAGCGATTCGACTTGAGGCTGAGCTCGATTCAGAGCGCAAGCAAGGCCTTGGCCGCATTGAGTCACTCAATGAAGCTAAAGAAGCTTTAACTAGTCAGTTCAAGAATTTAGCTAATGAGATTCTTGAAGATAAATCAAAGCGCTTCACCGAACAGAACGCTGCTAGCTTAGACGCCCTGCTCAAACCACTGCAAACAAAGTTGACTGAATTCAAAGAGCAGGTAAATACTTCCTATGGCAATGAAGCGCGCGAACGCTTTGCCTTAAAGAGCGAGATTGAACGTCTTGCTAACCTGAACCTCAAGATGTCAGATGAAACCCGTTCTCTAACGCAAGCCCTTAAGGGAGACTCTAAGGCTCAAGGCAACTGGGGCGAACTCGTTCTAGAGTCCATCCTAGAATCTTCTGGCCTTCGCAAAGGGGAAGAGTATCTAGTGCAGGATAGCCATACTCTCACTGATGGCTCACGCTTACAACCTGACGTCGTCGTAAAACTTCCCGAAGGTCGAAGCCTCGTTGTAGATAGCAAAGTATCAATTACCGCCTATGCCCGCCATGCTGAAAGTACCGATCCGATTGTGGCCGAGCAAGAACTTGCAGCCCATATTCAGTCCTTGCGTCAACATATTCAGGGACTTTCTGCAAAGAACTATAGCTCCCTGTATGGCATTGGTTCTGTCGATTTTGTGCTGATGTTTGTACCCGTCGAACCTGCTTTCTTATTGGCCCTGAAGACAGCACCAAACCTCTACCAAGAGGCGCTTGCTAAGAATATTGTGCTGGTCTGCCCAAGCACGCTCATGGCCACACTGAGAACTGTTGCCCATCTGTGGAGGCAAGATCATCAGAATCGTAACGCCCTGGAGATCGCTAAGCAATGTGGCAATCTATACGATAAGTTTGTGAACTTTGTAGATGATCTTGAAAAACTCGGTCAACGTTTGGACCAAGCACAAACAAGCTATCACGATGCCTTCAATAAGCTGAAGTCTGGCAAAGGGAATTTAATCCGCTCCGCTGAAAAGGTGCGTGAACTGGGTGTAAAGCCTAGCAAAAATCTTGCTTCGCCTCTGCTTGAATCCGCTGACGACGCTGAATAA
- the grxD gene encoding Grx4 family monothiol glutaredoxin produces the protein MDTQAKIKEIVTSHPVVLFMKGTAQFPQCGFSGNAINILKAAGVENLHTVNVFDDENIRQGIKQYANWPTIPQLYINGEFIGGSDILTEMFQSGELQKLVKA, from the coding sequence ATGGACACCCAAGCAAAGATTAAAGAAATTGTTACCTCTCACCCAGTTGTCCTTTTTATGAAGGGCACTGCTCAGTTTCCACAGTGTGGTTTCTCAGGAAACGCCATCAATATTTTAAAGGCAGCCGGAGTTGAGAATCTCCATACCGTGAACGTATTTGATGATGAAAATATTCGTCAAGGAATTAAGCAATATGCCAATTGGCCAACCATTCCCCAGCTCTACATCAACGGTGAATTTATTGGTGGTTCAGACATCCTGACAGAAATGTTTCAGAGCGGCGAACTTCAGAAACTCGTTAAAGCCTAA
- the prmC gene encoding peptide chain release factor N(5)-glutamine methyltransferase encodes MSADHSIRALLGASQLAPNEARILLAHVLDKHYQLPRSALFSQDDLVLNPSALADWNALESKRFAGEPIAYLVGKKGFHDIELMVSSGVLIPRPETELLVDLALDEIKKTQDFVKVLDLGTGSGAIALAIAFSANNAVLTATDQSLEALEIAQKNAHHLNLNKKVDFKSGSWYQALAGNESFDVIVSNPPYIAKGDIHLEQGDLRFEPQSALSDHFDGLSCLKAIIFGAPAHLRPEGLLAVEHGFDQSAAVMEIMAEAGLRSIQNHVDLAGNPRVCTARK; translated from the coding sequence ATGAGCGCTGATCACTCGATTCGCGCTTTATTAGGCGCAAGTCAACTCGCTCCCAATGAAGCCCGCATTCTCCTGGCGCATGTTCTAGATAAACATTACCAACTTCCCCGTAGCGCGCTATTTTCTCAAGATGACTTGGTACTGAACCCCTCAGCACTGGCAGACTGGAATGCATTAGAGAGTAAGCGGTTTGCTGGGGAGCCGATTGCCTACCTGGTAGGCAAAAAAGGCTTTCATGATATTGAGCTTATGGTTTCTTCAGGCGTCTTGATTCCAAGGCCAGAAACTGAGCTATTGGTTGATTTAGCATTAGATGAAATCAAAAAAACGCAGGACTTTGTAAAAGTCCTGGATCTGGGTACGGGTTCGGGTGCGATTGCTTTAGCAATTGCCTTCTCAGCCAATAATGCAGTGCTCACTGCGACAGACCAATCTTTAGAAGCCTTAGAGATTGCTCAGAAAAATGCTCACCACCTCAATTTAAATAAAAAGGTCGATTTCAAGTCAGGGTCCTGGTATCAAGCGCTTGCAGGAAATGAGTCCTTTGATGTCATCGTCAGTAATCCCCCATATATCGCCAAAGGGGATATTCATCTAGAACAAGGAGATTTACGCTTTGAGCCTCAGTCCGCCCTAAGCGATCACTTTGACGGCTTAAGCTGCTTAAAGGCCATTATTTTTGGCGCCCCCGCTCATCTTAGGCCTGAAGGGCTGCTTGCAGTTGAACATGGCTTTGATCAGAGTGCTGCCGTAATGGAGATCATGGCTGAAGCTGGATTGAGGAGTATTCAGAACCATGTCGATTTAGCTGGCAATCCCAGGGTCTGCACTGCCAGAAAATAA
- the prfA gene encoding peptide chain release factor 1 has translation MKPSMRAKLDHLDTRLAELNSLLTTEESTKDMDIYRKLTREHADIATVVEQFGLYKQAEADSEAAEEMRKDPEMKDFADEEQKRALATMAELEAVLQKLLLPKDENDERNVFLEIRAGTGGDESALFAGDLLRMYTRFAERQGWKVEVVSSAESDLGGYKEVVLRLVGQSVYSRLKFESGGHRVQRVPQTETQGRIHTSACTVAVMPEADELEAVKINPAELRIDTFRASGAGGQHINKTDSAVRITHLPTGTVVECQDDRSQHRNREQAMKVLVSRIMDARQREKHQLEAQTRKSLIGSGDRSDRIRTYNFPQGRITDHRINLTLYKIDAMMDGDIDDLCNALASEHQAELLAALGDN, from the coding sequence ATGAAGCCCAGCATGCGGGCTAAGCTAGACCATCTCGATACACGCTTAGCTGAACTCAATTCCCTCTTAACCACTGAAGAGTCCACAAAAGACATGGACATCTATCGCAAACTCACTCGTGAGCATGCAGATATTGCCACTGTCGTTGAGCAATTTGGTCTATATAAACAAGCTGAAGCGGATTCTGAGGCGGCTGAAGAAATGCGCAAAGATCCGGAGATGAAAGACTTTGCGGATGAAGAGCAAAAAAGAGCTTTGGCCACGATGGCAGAGCTGGAAGCGGTTTTACAAAAACTCTTACTTCCCAAAGATGAAAATGACGAGCGTAATGTCTTCTTAGAAATTAGAGCAGGTACTGGTGGTGACGAAAGCGCCCTCTTTGCAGGAGACCTACTCAGAATGTACACACGCTTCGCCGAAAGACAGGGCTGGAAAGTCGAAGTAGTCAGTTCAGCTGAGTCAGACTTGGGTGGCTATAAAGAAGTCGTGCTCCGCCTGGTTGGACAGTCAGTCTACTCAAGACTGAAGTTTGAATCCGGCGGTCATCGCGTTCAGCGAGTTCCGCAAACTGAAACGCAGGGACGAATACATACTTCAGCCTGCACTGTAGCGGTGATGCCAGAGGCAGATGAATTGGAAGCCGTCAAAATCAATCCTGCTGAACTGCGGATTGATACTTTCAGAGCATCTGGTGCAGGCGGTCAACATATTAATAAGACTGACTCAGCAGTCCGGATTACCCACTTACCAACCGGGACAGTAGTTGAATGCCAGGATGATCGCAGTCAGCATCGCAATAGAGAGCAGGCTATGAAGGTCTTGGTATCGCGCATTATGGATGCGCGGCAGCGCGAGAAGCATCAGCTCGAAGCACAAACCCGCAAATCTCTGATTGGCTCGGGCGATCGTAGTGATCGTATTCGGACCTACAACTTCCCGCAAGGTCGGATTACCGACCACCGCATCAATCTCACGCTCTATAAAATCGATGCCATGATGGACGGTGATATCGATGATCTTTGCAACGCATTAGCATCCGAGCATCAAGCCGAGCTTCTCGCTGCTTTAGGTGATAACTAA
- the hemA gene encoding glutamyl-tRNA reductase: MKLLTLGINHHTAPVAIREKVAFDPEFLQEALHNLRQHLVGANQAGLPEATILSTCNRTEVYCAANDSDAANVLHEATFDWLAKTQGLAPSSLQPHIYSLPQSEAVRHAFRVACGLDSMVIGETQILGQMKDAVRTANDAGVLGTYLNQLFQKTFAVAKEVRGTTEIGAHSISMAAAAVRLSERIFESIQDQRVLFIGAGEMINLCATHFVAHHPKSVAIANRTIERGQELADSIANQDIEAESFKLSELSHHLHEFDIVVSSTASSLPIIGLGLVESALKHRRHKPMVMIDLAVPRDFEPEIARLNDVYLYTVDDLGVMIQTGASLRQAAVSQAEAIIEDRVGNFMHWMQGRNAVPLIQDIQQQGEQLRQLELERAMKRLMRGDDPQEVLQAMAQGLTNKFLHGSLHALQHSNGAERDALIKLLPKLFASQTKPEDH; the protein is encoded by the coding sequence ATGAAGTTGTTGACACTCGGCATCAATCATCACACAGCGCCGGTCGCCATTCGGGAAAAAGTTGCCTTTGACCCTGAATTTCTTCAAGAAGCGTTGCACAACCTTCGCCAACATCTCGTTGGCGCGAATCAGGCCGGGCTGCCAGAAGCAACCATTCTGTCAACCTGCAATCGCACTGAAGTCTATTGTGCCGCTAATGATTCTGATGCTGCCAACGTCTTACATGAGGCCACTTTTGACTGGTTAGCGAAAACCCAAGGCCTAGCCCCCAGTAGCTTGCAACCCCATATTTATTCATTGCCACAATCTGAAGCAGTCAGACACGCTTTTAGAGTAGCCTGTGGACTCGACTCCATGGTGATTGGTGAAACCCAAATCCTTGGGCAAATGAAGGATGCCGTTCGTACCGCAAATGATGCTGGCGTATTAGGCACCTATCTGAATCAACTCTTTCAGAAAACCTTTGCAGTCGCTAAAGAAGTCCGTGGCACTACTGAAATTGGTGCACACTCGATTTCTATGGCAGCAGCCGCAGTCCGATTATCTGAGCGGATCTTTGAGAGCATTCAGGACCAAAGAGTATTGTTTATTGGCGCAGGAGAAATGATTAATTTATGTGCCACGCACTTTGTTGCACATCATCCGAAAAGTGTTGCGATTGCAAATCGGACGATCGAGCGTGGCCAAGAACTGGCTGACTCGATTGCCAATCAAGATATTGAAGCAGAATCTTTTAAGCTTTCTGAGCTATCCCATCACCTCCACGAATTTGATATTGTCGTCTCAAGCACCGCCTCCTCCTTACCGATTATTGGATTGGGTCTTGTAGAGAGCGCCCTAAAGCATCGCCGTCATAAGCCAATGGTCATGATTGACTTAGCAGTACCACGAGATTTTGAACCTGAAATTGCTCGCCTGAATGATGTGTATCTTTATACCGTTGATGACTTAGGCGTCATGATTCAGACGGGCGCCTCTTTGCGTCAAGCAGCAGTAAGTCAGGCAGAAGCGATTATTGAAGATCGTGTGGGCAACTTTATGCATTGGATGCAAGGTCGCAATGCTGTCCCGTTGATTCAAGATATTCAGCAACAGGGTGAGCAACTGCGTCAACTGGAATTAGAGCGCGCGATGAAGCGCCTCATGCGCGGTGATGATCCTCAGGAAGTCCTGCAAGCCATGGCGCAAGGGCTTACCAATAAGTTTTTACATGGCTCTCTTCATGCTTTACAACATTCCAATGGTGCTGAGCGTGACGCCCTGATTAAGCTCCTTCCTAAATTATTTGCCTCACAGACTAAGCCAGAAGATCATTAA